ACCTTGCTGTTCAATCGACGCAAATCCATGACAAATACTTCTGAATCCACGCGTCGCATGAAGTGCATTTTCCCCTTCTAAGCCGTACTGTTGTAACACCTGAAGACAAAGCTTTACAATCCCGTCACCTGCTTTTCTTACTTCTTCATCTCGTAAAAAGGTTGCTTCATATAGTCCAGGATGTTTGCGTACGAATGCTACATATGCTTCTCCTAATGCATGAATTGCTTCATCCATACATTTATCCTCGGCCGCTTCTTCCAGCTTGTTATGCAGCTGTTGTATTCCGTAAATACCAAGATTTTTCCGTACATCTTGCAACCCTTTTACATGATTGTATAGCGAGGGTGAACGTATCCCTAACCTTTGCGCTAATGAAGCTAACGTTACTTCTTGTATTCCATTTGTATCTGCAATTTCTGCTGCTGTTTCTACAATTTTCTGTAATGTAAGTCCGATTCTCGGTGACATAAATTAACCCTCTTTTCTACTTTTTATATTCCGCTTAGCTTCCTTAATAGCAAATTTTATGACAGTACCTGGATTATTTATCATTTTCCCATGCCCTGCCGCAAGTAAGGAAGGCTCATATTCGCTTAACTTCTCTGCACTTTGTAATGATATTTCTTTACTCCACGTTGCCATCGCAGGAAACGGAAACCAAAATTTCATTTGTCCCGAAACAGCCATACCTCCTCTCGTTTGAAATGCATCCCCGACAATAAGAGCTTTATTTCGTACATCAAGAAACGACATGGATCCTGGCGTATGTCCCGGTGTCATAATCGCAAGAAGCGACCCAACTCGGTCGCCATCTTCTAATAAAACATCAGGTACCGTTTTTACCTTTTTAGGTACACCGCCTTTTATCGGTATATTCGGTTCATCCTTTTGTAACGTCGTATCTCCTTCTAACAGCTTTGCGTCCCTCTTAGAAATATAGACTGGAACATTAGGGAGTACTTCCTTTAATGCGTCTAATGCACCGATGTGATCATCATGCGCATGTGTTAATACAATCTTAGTAATTGGTTTCCCTATTTTTTCAGCCGCCTGTAAAATACCTTTTGCGCTATACGGCAAAGCCGCATCAATTAAAGTTAAACCATCTTCTTCCTCCACAAAATAACAATTCACTGGAAACACTCTTGGCAAAAATGACAATTGATATACCGTTTTTTCATGTATCATTCTCATATTTCCATCTCCCTTTTCACGAAAACTAATACCGTTAGTTTCATTATACTAATGGTATTAGTTTTATGTCACTAAAAATTTATTTTTTTCAGAAAAAAGAACAGTAGTCGTATAAACGACTACTGTTCTTTAAAAGTATTAAACTGTGTAACGCTCATCTTCTAAAATTTTCGCAGCGATTTCACGTTTCTTCGGAATTACGTTAAGTGGTGTGTGGCGAGTTAATTTACGTAATGATGATAACATCATGCGCAGCATGTCGCCGTTTTCAACTGCGATAAGTGTTTCTTTCGCATCTGCTTCGATTTCGTTAAATGCTTCTTGGCAAAATACTTCAGTGTATAACACTTTTTGTTTATTCTTTTCAAGACCAGTTGCTTTAATTGCTTTTTCTGTACGAAGAACAGCTGACTCCATTGCGTATAGGTTGCTTACGATGTCAGCGATATTCACAAGAATTTCTTGCTCTTTATCTAATGCTTTACCGTATTTTTGAGCAGCTAATCCAGCTACCATTAAGCCAATTTTCTTCGCGTTACTTACTAAATATTTTTGAAGCGCTAATGGCTCATCGCCTACTTCTTCTGGCATCATCATCATTAATTCTTCTTGTAATTTTTGTGCTTTTTGAAGAAGTGGTAATTCACCTTTCATCGCTTTACGTAAGAACGTACCTGGTACGATTAGGCGGTTAATTTCGTTCGTTCCTTCGAAAATACGGTTAATACGAGAATCGCGGTACATTCTTTCAATCTCGTACTCTGCCATAAATCCGTAACCACCGTGAATTTGAACACCTTCATCTACTGTATAGTCTAGTACTTCAGAACCGAATACTTTATTTAAAGAGCACTCGATTGCATATTCAGCGATAGAAGCTGCTACTGCTTTACCGTCCTTCACTTCTTCTTCAGATAATGTGCTCATGCGGCTTTCGAATAAACCTACTGTACGATATACAGAGCTTTCAGCTGCATATGTTTTCGCTGCCATATTCGCAAGTTTCTCTTGAATTAATGGGAAGCGAGCGATTGGTTGTTTGAACTGTTGACGTTGGTTTGCATATTGTGCTGAAATTTCTACTGCACGTTTCGCAGATCCAACTGTACCAACACCTAATTTATAACGGCCGATATTTAAAATGTTGAATGCGATAATATGACCTTTACCAACTTCACCAAGTAAGTTCTCTTTCGGTACTAATGCATCTTCTAAAATTAACGTACGAGTTGAAGAACATTTAATACCCATTTTCTTTTCTTCTGGGCTTGTAGATACGCCTGCATATTCTTTCTCTACGATAAATGCTGAGAAGTGCTCTCCATCAATTTTTGCGTATACGATAAACACGTCAGCAAATGCAGAGTTTGTAATCCATTGTTTTTCACCGTTTAATACGTAATGTGTACCTTCTGCATTTAAACGTGCAGTTGTTTTTGCACCTAATGCGTCAGATCCTGAACCTGGCTCTGTTAATGCGTATGCAGCTAATTTCTCACCAGTTGCAAGTAATGGTAAATACTTTTTCTTTTGCTCTTCGTTACCGAATAATACGATTGGTAAAGATCCGATTCCTACATGAGCACCGTGAGTAATTGCAAAACCACCAGCGCGAGAGAATTTCTCTGCGATTAACGCTGAGCTTACTTTATCAAGACCAATTCCGCCGTACTCTTCTGGTACGTCAGCGCCTAATAAACCAAGTTCCCCAGCTTCTTTTAAAAGACGAACAGAACGATCAAACTCATGTTGCTCTAAATATTCAAGCTCTGGTAGAACTTCATTTACGATAAAGTCCTCTGTCGTTTTTGCAATCATTTTATGCTCAGATGAAAAATCTTCTGGCGTAAACACTTGATCAATCGTAATCTCATCAACTAAAAAGCTACCGCCTTTAACCGCACTTCCTACTGTTTTTTCCATGAAAATTTCCTCCTTCATATTTTCATGAGCAGCTTCTTTCTTTTTTGAAAGAAACTGGCTCTCAATTTTATTTTTTATAAACCTTTGTTGCTTCCATTCTTTGCATTGGCGACGTCTCGTTCTGAGCAAGCCACTTCCACTTTTTTAATCTAGTTCCAGCGGCTAGAATGTTCGGTG
This Bacillus paramycoides DNA region includes the following protein-coding sequences:
- a CDS encoding TetR/AcrR family transcriptional regulator, with protein sequence MSPRIGLTLQKIVETAAEIADTNGIQEVTLASLAQRLGIRSPSLYNHVKGLQDVRKNLGIYGIQQLHNKLEEAAEDKCMDEAIHALGEAYVAFVRKHPGLYEATFLRDEEVRKAGDGIVKLCLQVLQQYGLEGENALHATRGFRSICHGFASIEQQGGFGLPLDLDISLHVLLETFIKGLRE
- a CDS encoding MBL fold metallo-hydrolase, yielding MRMIHEKTVYQLSFLPRVFPVNCYFVEEEDGLTLIDAALPYSAKGILQAAEKIGKPITKIVLTHAHDDHIGALDALKEVLPNVPVYISKRDAKLLEGDTTLQKDEPNIPIKGGVPKKVKTVPDVLLEDGDRVGSLLAIMTPGHTPGSMSFLDVRNKALIVGDAFQTRGGMAVSGQMKFWFPFPAMATWSKEISLQSAEKLSEYEPSLLAAGHGKMINNPGTVIKFAIKEAKRNIKSRKEG
- a CDS encoding acyl-CoA dehydrogenase family protein, whose protein sequence is MKEEIFMEKTVGSAVKGGSFLVDEITIDQVFTPEDFSSEHKMIAKTTEDFIVNEVLPELEYLEQHEFDRSVRLLKEAGELGLLGADVPEEYGGIGLDKVSSALIAEKFSRAGGFAITHGAHVGIGSLPIVLFGNEEQKKKYLPLLATGEKLAAYALTEPGSGSDALGAKTTARLNAEGTHYVLNGEKQWITNSAFADVFIVYAKIDGEHFSAFIVEKEYAGVSTSPEEKKMGIKCSSTRTLILEDALVPKENLLGEVGKGHIIAFNILNIGRYKLGVGTVGSAKRAVEISAQYANQRQQFKQPIARFPLIQEKLANMAAKTYAAESSVYRTVGLFESRMSTLSEEEVKDGKAVAASIAEYAIECSLNKVFGSEVLDYTVDEGVQIHGGYGFMAEYEIERMYRDSRINRIFEGTNEINRLIVPGTFLRKAMKGELPLLQKAQKLQEELMMMMPEEVGDEPLALQKYLVSNAKKIGLMVAGLAAQKYGKALDKEQEILVNIADIVSNLYAMESAVLRTEKAIKATGLEKNKQKVLYTEVFCQEAFNEIEADAKETLIAVENGDMLRMMLSSLRKLTRHTPLNVIPKKREIAAKILEDERYTV